The following are from one region of the Microtus pennsylvanicus isolate mMicPen1 chromosome 15, mMicPen1.hap1, whole genome shotgun sequence genome:
- the Trim13 gene encoding E3 ubiquitin-protein ligase TRIM13 — MELLEEDLTCPICCSLFDDPRVLPCSHNFCKKCLEGLLEGNVRNSLWRPSPFKCPTCRKETSATGVNSLQVNYSLKGIVEKYNKIKISPKMPVCKGHLGQPLNIFCVTDMQLICGICATCGDHTKHVFSSIEDAYAQERNAFESLFQSFETWRRGDALSRLDTLETNKRKSLQLLTKDSDKVKEFFEKLQHTLDQKKNEILSDFETMKLAVMQAYDPEINKLSTILQEQRMAFNIAEAFKDVSEPIIFLQQMQEFREKIKVIKETPLPPSNLPTSPLMKNFDTSQWENIKLVDVDKLSLPQDTGVFVSKIPWRSYQLFMVVVLLGLLVFFGPTVFLEWSPFDELAACKDYLSSVSSYLTKSADFVQQSVFFWEQMTDGFFIFSEKVRSFGLVALNTVAEFVCRYKLL, encoded by the coding sequence ATGGAGCTACTTGAAGAAGATCTCACGTGCCCCATTTGCTGCAGTTTGTTTGATGATCCCCGAGTTTTGCCCTGCTCACACAACTTCTGCAAGAAATGTTTAGAAGGGCTTCTAGAGGGGAACGTGCGGAATTCACTGTGGAGACCATCTCCGTTCAAGTGTCCTACCTGCCGGAAGGAGACTTCAGCGACCGGGGTCAACAGTCTGCAGGTTAATTACTCCCTCAAGGGTATTGTGGAGAAATACAACAAAATCAAGATTTCTCCCAAAATGCCAGTGTGCAAAGGACACTTGGGACAGCCTCTCAACATTTTCTGTGTAACTGATATGCAGCTCATTTGTGGGATCTGTGCTACCTGTGGCGACCACACTAAGCATGTCTTCTCTTCTATTGAAGATGCCTATGCTCAAGAAAGGAATGCCTTTGAGTCCCTCTTTCAGAGTTTTGAGACTTGGCGCCGGGGAGATGCTCTTTCCCGCTTGGATactttggaaacaaacaaaaggaaatccTTACAGTTACTCACTAAAGATTCTGATAAAGTAAAGGAGTTTTTTGAGAAGTTACAACATACATTAGAtcaaaagaagaatgaaatcctGTCTGACTTTGAGACTATGAAGCTTGCAGTTATGCAAGCCTATGATCCAGAGATCAACAAACTCAGCACTATTTTGCAGGAGCAGCGGATGGCCTTTAACATCGCCGAGGCTTTCAAGGATGTGTCAGAACCTATTATATTTTTGCAACAGATGCAGGAGTTCAGGGAGAAAATCAAAGTAATCAAGGAAACGCCTTTGCCACCCTCCAATTTGCCCACAAGCCCTTTAATGAAGAATTTTGATACCAGCCAGTGGGAGAACATTAAACTAGTCGATGTGGATAAGCTCTCTTTGCCTCAAGACACCGGCGTGTTCGTTAGCAAGATTCCCTGGCGCTCCTACCAGCTGTTCATGGTGGTGGTTCTGCTGGGTCTCCTCGTATTCTTTGGTCCTACCGTATTCCTGGAGTGGTCTCCATTCGATGAGTTAGCAGCTTGCAAAGACTACCTTTCAAGTGTCAGCTCTTACCTGACTAAGTCAGCTGACTTTGTACAACAGTCTGTTTTTTTCTGGGAACAGATGACGGAtgggtttttcatttttagtGAAAAAGTCAGAAGTTTTGGTTTGGTGGCACTGAACACTGTGGCAGAATTTGTGTGCAGATATAAGCTGCTGTAA